DNA from Deltaproteobacteria bacterium:
ATACCAGAACTGAAAAAGTATTTAAGTTCAAGTATACCATGCGGCGTATGCGCATATTTATTTGTTGTTACCCTGCTTACGGTTGATTCGTGCATACCTATATCATGTGCCACATCCCTTAACACAAGCGGTTTGAGATAATCTATGCCTTTATCCAAAAACTCCCTCTGAAATTTTACAATGCTTTCTGCAACCCGGTGTATTGTTCTTTGCCGCTGCTGTATGCTTTTTATAAGCCATACAGCAGAGCAGAGTCTTTCCTTTATATAGGACTTAACTCCTTCAGATGCAGTGCCGCCATTTGCCAGCATTTCCCGATAATATGGGCTTATCTTTAGTCTCGGCATCCCATCCTCATTTAAAGACACAACATAGTCATCACCAATCTTTTGTATATATATATCCGGCATAATTACACAACTTTCATCAGCGCAAACTGCCCTGCCCGGTCTCGGTTCCATGTGAGAGATAATCCTTACAGCATTTACAACCTTAAAGATGGGGATGTCCAGTGCCTTTGCTATACCTTTATAATCCCTTTTTCCCAGTAAACAGAAGCAGTTGTTGATTATATTCTCCACGACCTTGTCCCTTTTAGGCAGAAGCCTTGCCTGAATAAGCAGACACTCCCTTACATCCCTTGCACCAATACCAACCGGGTCAAACTCCTGAACCCTTTTTAAAACAGATTCCACATCGTCTTTACTGACACCTAGTTCATTGGCAATCTCCTCCAGATTAGTTACCTGTAAATAACCATCATCATCAATATTGCCTATTATGAATGTGCCGATTCTTACTTCATCAGGTGTAAACAATGACAGATGCAGCTGCCAGAGGAGATGATTTGTTAATGTGGGCTTTTCAGCAAGGGTTGAACCAAATGGAAGTTCATCTTCATCATTGCGGATATGCCTTCTGTCCATTCTATCGGTATTATGATAATCTTCAAGATATGACTGCCAGT
Protein-coding regions in this window:
- the rpoN gene encoding RNA polymerase factor sigma-54, with the translated sequence MAADIRQDLRLSQQLVMTPQLQMAIKLLQLSRLELDEQLQKEMEQNPVLEDAAETETILEETPAVSLTPPNEKSDKKNDIDWQSYLEDYHNTDRMDRRHIRNDEDELPFGSTLAEKPTLTNHLLWQLHLSLFTPDEVRIGTFIIGNIDDDGYLQVTNLEEIANELGVSKDDVESVLKRVQEFDPVGIGARDVRECLLIQARLLPKRDKVVENIINNCFCLLGKRDYKGIAKALDIPIFKVVNAVRIISHMEPRPGRAVCADESCVIMPDIYIQKIGDDYVVSLNEDGMPRLKISPYYREMLANGGTASEGVKSYIKERLCSAVWLIKSIQQRQRTIHRVAESIVKFQREFLDKGIDYLKPLVLRDVAHDIGMHESTVSRVTTNKYAHTPHGILELKYFFSSGIKKEDGSDIASEGIKERIKKLIGGEDPKKPLSDQKIVRYLRTGGIDIARRTVAKYREAIKIPSSSERRQRF